The following proteins come from a genomic window of Spongiibacter tropicus DSM 19543:
- a CDS encoding bifunctional helix-turn-helix domain-containing protein/methylated-DNA--[protein]-cysteine S-methyltransferase produces MPRDYQRIATAIQTLSQQQGRVSLQQLAEDSGLSPWHFQRVFCRWAGISPTRFQQFMTVHRAQQLLTEGRPLLDISEQLGLSSSSRLHSHFVRVEGMTPGEFRAGGRSLTIDWGCGDTPFGPAFIASTERGICSLSFDAADQSLRALQQRFPAAHFRENQSAAGKRLSRFLRPDIQRPVTAPLTLHVLASDFQLQVWRALLEIPPGELRSYGALASAIKRPGSARAVGRAVGSNPVAVLIPCHRVIRESGELGGYRWGLERKRAVLLQECCDALTDDAGQSAS; encoded by the coding sequence GTGCCACGGGACTACCAACGTATTGCCACCGCCATTCAGACACTGTCACAGCAACAGGGCCGTGTTTCGCTCCAGCAGCTTGCCGAAGACAGCGGCCTCAGCCCATGGCATTTTCAGCGGGTATTCTGCCGCTGGGCGGGCATCAGCCCCACCCGCTTTCAACAGTTCATGACGGTACATCGCGCGCAGCAATTGCTGACCGAAGGCCGGCCATTGCTGGATATCAGCGAACAACTCGGCCTGAGCAGCAGCTCTCGCCTGCACAGCCATTTTGTTCGTGTAGAAGGCATGACGCCGGGAGAATTCCGCGCCGGGGGTCGCTCCCTGACCATCGATTGGGGCTGTGGCGATACGCCTTTTGGCCCCGCCTTTATCGCCAGCACCGAGCGCGGCATTTGCAGCCTGTCGTTCGATGCGGCCGATCAGTCATTACGAGCTCTACAACAGCGTTTTCCTGCCGCCCACTTTAGAGAAAACCAATCCGCCGCCGGGAAACGCTTATCCCGCTTTCTGAGACCCGACATACAGCGACCGGTCACAGCACCGCTCACGCTGCATGTGTTGGCCAGTGATTTTCAGTTACAGGTATGGCGAGCCTTGCTGGAGATTCCACCCGGAGAGCTGCGCAGTTACGGCGCCCTGGCGTCGGCGATCAAGCGGCCCGGCAGCGCCCGTGCTGTAGGGCGCGCCGTGGGCAGCAACCCGGTCGCCGTGCTGATTCCCTGTCACCGGGTGATCCGCGAGAGCGGCGAGTTGGGAGGCTACCGCTGGGGGCTTGAGCGCAAGCGAGCAGTGCTATTGCAGGAGTGTTGCGACGCGCTGACCGACGACGCCGGTCAGTCCGCCAGCTGA
- a CDS encoding Rieske 2Fe-2S domain-containing protein — MSELAQMKRQPHIIEAKELPDRYARGWFCLGLASEFDNTPKKLNYFGTRLVAYRGEDGEVHILDGYCPHMGADLSEGCVEGNSVRCPFHSWRWGPDGVCDEIPYAKRIPPKAVIRSYPTMEENHLLFVWYDPEGLPPIEEQRPPRIDDLFSPDWTIWQMDLMTINTNSRELVDNMADVAHFGPIHGAPITQFKNIVHKHTYEQVLTGGSELLAEDGELTSTAKYFGPAYMTTYMTGQVEGMNVESRLLVSHVPINHNSFDLRFGVAVKKMPGMTDEQNNEMARQYTEQNRTAFFQDVHIWHTKTRVDNPVLCDGDGPINRLRQWYNQFYVDRADVPEQFNELREYTVDYAIRNG, encoded by the coding sequence ATGAGTGAGCTTGCGCAGATGAAGCGTCAGCCCCATATTATTGAGGCAAAAGAGTTGCCCGATCGCTACGCACGCGGTTGGTTTTGTCTTGGGTTGGCCAGTGAATTCGATAACACCCCGAAAAAATTGAACTACTTTGGCACTCGCCTGGTTGCGTATCGCGGTGAAGATGGCGAAGTTCATATTCTCGATGGCTACTGTCCGCACATGGGCGCAGATTTGAGTGAGGGCTGTGTAGAAGGTAACTCTGTGCGTTGCCCGTTCCACTCCTGGCGCTGGGGGCCGGATGGCGTCTGCGACGAAATCCCCTATGCCAAACGCATTCCGCCCAAAGCAGTGATTCGTTCCTACCCGACCATGGAAGAAAACCACCTGCTGTTCGTGTGGTACGACCCCGAAGGTTTGCCGCCCATCGAAGAGCAGCGCCCGCCGCGCATCGACGATCTGTTCAGCCCGGATTGGACCATCTGGCAGATGGACCTGATGACCATCAACACCAACTCCCGCGAGCTGGTGGACAATATGGCCGACGTGGCTCACTTCGGCCCCATTCACGGTGCGCCGATCACCCAGTTCAAGAACATTGTTCACAAGCATACCTACGAGCAGGTGCTGACGGGTGGCAGTGAGCTGCTGGCGGAAGACGGTGAACTGACATCGACGGCCAAGTATTTCGGCCCCGCCTACATGACCACCTATATGACCGGTCAGGTTGAAGGCATGAATGTCGAGTCTCGCCTGCTGGTGTCGCATGTGCCCATTAATCACAACAGCTTTGATCTGCGCTTTGGTGTCGCAGTGAAGAAGATGCCGGGCATGACTGACGAGCAAAACAATGAAATGGCGCGCCAGTATACCGAGCAAAACCGCACGGCCTTCTTCCAGGATGTGCACATCTGGCACACCAAAACCCGTGTCGATAACCCGGTACTGTGCGACGGCGATGGCCCGATCAACCGTCTGCGTCAGTGGTACAACCAGTTCTACGTTGACCGCGCCGACGTTCCCGAGCAGTTCAACGAGCTGCGGGAATACACTGTGGATTACGCGAT